DNA sequence from the Hoylesella buccalis ATCC 35310 genome:
TCCCCAACGATGACCACGAGCAAAATTAGAGGATCCATCAGCGCGGATGACTGTTGTAATCATATATTTCCCATCATAGTCGTAATTCATACGACCAAAGAACGATGCTAACTTGCCTATTCCCCATGGCCATCCTGAAATTTGAGAACGTCCCGTTACTACAGGAGTATTACTAAGATATGCATGTTTGAAATCGCCGAATATTGAATTGTAATTAGAACCATAAATACCTTCACCCATTCCGTTCTTTTCGAGTGATTGGCCTACGAGCGCATCGATAGAATGCTTTCCAAACTTTGCTTTATAAGACAGCGTGTTCTCCCAAAGAAGAGCATTACCCGTATTTAAACTTTGATCCACTTGACTCTCTGTTGCAAAACTATTGCTGGCAAGCTTGTACTGTGGAATAAAACTGCGGTCTGTGCTTGCACTGAGTTTGTAACCAAAGTTTGATTTTAGACGCAATCCTTTCATAAGTTCTAATTGAGCATAGAAATTTACTTGTAGGCCATGTGTCTTAGAAAAATTCTGTCCACCTGTATAATCCATCAAACCTATGGGATTAGGCTCACGCGACTCCCATGGAATAGCATAATGATATGAGCCATCACTATTTAAGTTTGGAAGAAATGGACTTGAATGCAGAAGATTACGAATGTCATTATTCCACATACTGCCAATATTTATACCACTGCGCTCTGAATAAGAGTAAGTAAGATTCTCACCTACCGAAAGAACGTTAAGGTTCCCTGATTTTATAAGGATATAGTCTGAATTTATGCGTGCATTATACCGTCTATACACAGGTGCAACAGGCTTTCCAATGATACCATTCTGTTCTGTATACGACAAACCAAGTGAATAGGTAGACTGATCCGTTCCTCCAACGATATTAAGGCTTTGATCTGAAACTATAGCATTCTTGTTTAAAGCTTCATCCAGCCAGTTTGTGCCTTTCCACTCTCCACTTTTAATTTTATCCCAGTCAGGCACAAGTGCAGCAAAGTCAAAGGCAGAAAGGCCGTCCATATAGCGCGCTTCATTCATGATTGAAGCGTATTCTTGAGCGTTAAGAAGATCTGGCATACGGTACACATTCTGCCAACCCACATAGCCGTCATAGCTGATTTGCGGTTTACCCTTTCGTCCTTGTTTCGTTGTAACAAGGATTACGCCATTAGCAGCACGACTTCCATATATGGCAGCCGAAGCAGCATCCTTGAGTACATCAATAGATTCTATATCGCCCGGATTGAGAGCGTTGATATCGCCGCCCGTGACTCCGTCTATGATATAAAGCGGCTCGGCAGAACCTGTAGTGCCTAATCCGCGAATAGTCACTTTAAAACCTTCACCAGGCATCCCTGAACTAGAGATAATGTTGACGCCTGGTGCTTGGCTCTGCAGTGCGCCAAGAACGTTGACTGTGTTTAGCCTTGCTATATCGTTACCTTTCACCTGGACTGTAGCGCCGGTAACAAGTTTTTTCTTTTGAACTCCATAACCTACTACCATCACTTCGTCCAATGAGCGGGTATCTGGTTTCATGTATAATTTTACAGGTTTGTTCTCCTGCAGTTCGATGGTGGCCGCCTGAAATCCAACATAACTAAATTTCAATCTTGCAGGAAGCGCGGTCTTTAACACAAAGTTCCCATCAATATCGGTCACGGCTCCAACCAAAGTCCCCTCCACATGAACACTAACCCCAGTGAGCGGCTCCTTGTCGTCAGCACTAAAAATAGTTCCGCGAATGGGAATAATTTGCTGTGCACCTAAGGGGATGTACCACAACAGCAAAAATACACATAGACTCAGAATGCGCCCAAACTGTATGGAACACGAGTCATTTGTTTGATTCATTTTTATTGCCATAATTTTGTAATTTAGATAAGGTTAATATTTAATTGTTTTTTGCAAAATTAGGCAATAACTTTATCCAATGGATTCTTTTTTGCGTATAAGAATCTTGTTTTTGCGTATATAAGTACTTGCTGGTGTCAAATTTGCAAGACTTTCTAAGGGTGTATCAAATACGAAAACACCAACAATGCCGAACTACAAAAGGGCATCGAATTGATCAACAAAGAGAATTCAAGCTCGAAGTTCAAGGGTGACATTGGTGG
Encoded proteins:
- a CDS encoding SusC/RagA family TonB-linked outer membrane protein, translating into MAIKMNQTNDSCSIQFGRILSLCVFLLLWYIPLGAQQIIPIRGTIFSADDKEPLTGVSVHVEGTLVGAVTDIDGNFVLKTALPARLKFSYVGFQAATIELQENKPVKLYMKPDTRSLDEVMVVGYGVQKKKLVTGATVQVKGNDIARLNTVNVLGALQSQAPGVNIISSSGMPGEGFKVTIRGLGTTGSAEPLYIIDGVTGGDINALNPGDIESIDVLKDAASAAIYGSRAANGVILVTTKQGRKGKPQISYDGYVGWQNVYRMPDLLNAQEYASIMNEARYMDGLSAFDFAALVPDWDKIKSGEWKGTNWLDEALNKNAIVSDQSLNIVGGTDQSTYSLGLSYTEQNGIIGKPVAPVYRRYNARINSDYILIKSGNLNVLSVGENLTYSYSERSGINIGSMWNNDIRNLLHSSPFLPNLNSDGSYHYAIPWESREPNPIGLMDYTGGQNFSKTHGLQVNFYAQLELMKGLRLKSNFGYKLSASTDRSFIPQYKLASNSFATESQVDQSLNTGNALLWENTLSYKAKFGKHSIDALVGQSLEKNGMGEGIYGSNYNSIFGDFKHAYLSNTPVVTGRSQISGWPWGIGKLASFFGRMNYDYDGKYMITTVIRADGSSNFARGHRWGCFPSVSAGWIASEEPWFQPARKLIDYLKFRASWGQNGNQDIPAFQYLSTISFSDADYVFGTNKTAIVKGAYPTPRTVIVGVNVKF